One region of Salvelinus sp. IW2-2015 linkage group LG6.1, ASM291031v2, whole genome shotgun sequence genomic DNA includes:
- the LOC111964723 gene encoding membrane-spanning 4-domains subfamily A member 4A-like, translated as MSTSITTANGVVVVTQVFTLAESGKSSLPLLNVTPQIQSEPPAVPMLTTKVSEMTRVFLQVQPQSLGIVQIVLGLVCMVVSLSALLTPXLYDQFPLFMGVAFVLSGSLTVAARKGTRLSLIKGTLAVNVVSVLVALAGVAYICMLLTVKHEDGFCTETDDNYTSDSDQNRIQECTIMVRTLYTVLNGVKGLLLVLTVMELCVALTVCVFSGKAIHLRGYYSLSCGRGMVAVETGTDPPEPARPP; from the exons ATGTCCACCTCTATCACCACTGCAAATGGAGTTGTGGTAGTGACACAAGTTTTCACCTTGGCGGAGAGTGGCAAGTCTTCATTGCCACTTCTGAATGTCACTCCCCAAATCCAGAGTGAGCCCCCCGCTGTGCCAATGCTGACCACTAAAGTGTCAGAGATGACGAGGGTGTTCCTGCAGGTTCAGCCACAATCTCTTGGG ATTGTGCAGATCGTCCTTGGATTGGTGTGCATGGTGGTGAGCCTGTCTGCTCTTCTCACCCCTWTCCTGTATGACCAGTTCCCGCTCTTCATGGGAGTTGCT TTTGTCCTCTCTGGATCTCTCACTGTGGCTGCCCGGAAAGGAACACGTTTGAGTCTG ATTAAAGGGACTCTGGCTGTGAATGTTGTCAGTGTTCTTGTGGCCCTGGCTGGGGTTGCCTATATTTGTATGCTGCTGACTGTAAAACATGAAGATGGTTTCTGCACTGAAACTGATGACAACTATACTTCCGATTCCGACCAGAACAGGATACAGGAATGCACAATTATGGTTAGGACACTATAT ACAGTCTTGAATGGGGTAAAGGGCCTACTGCTGGTCCTGACGGTGATGGAGCTCTGTGTGGCTCTCACTGTCTGTGTCTTCTCTGGGAAAGCCATTCACCTCCGTGGGTACTACAGCCTGAGCTGTGGCCGGGGGATG GTGGCGGTAGAGACTGGTACTGACCCACCGGAGCCAGCCAGGCCTCCCTGA